Proteins from a single region of Mustela erminea isolate mMusErm1 chromosome X, mMusErm1.Pri, whole genome shotgun sequence:
- the APLN gene encoding apelin produces the protein MNLRRCVQALLLLWLSLTAACGGPLPQPADGKGLEEGSVRHLVQPRGSRNGPGPWQGGRRKFRRQRPRLSHKGPMPF, from the exons ATGAATCTGCGGCGCTGCGTGCAGGCGCTCCTGCTGCTCTGGCTCTCCCTGACTGCGGCGTGTGGAG GGCCCCTGCCGCAGCCTGCTGATGGcaaggggctggaggagggcagcGTCCGCCACCTGGTGCAGCCCAGAGGCTCGAGGAATGGACCAGGGCCCTGGCAGGGCGGTCGGAGGAAATTTCGCCGCCAGCGGCCACGCCTCTCCCACAAGGGCCCCATGCCTTTCTGA